Proteins encoded together in one Nostoc sp. PCC 7524 window:
- a CDS encoding lysylphosphatidylglycerol synthase transmembrane domain-containing protein: MTIKLKQILRWVILGATLVFVGKALKDNWGEVTAIRIDEVGWSILAIATGITLLAHTWAGWIWTWILKELNQPVPPSQFIQVYLKTNLAKYLPGNVWHYYGRIVAAKNANITAGAATLSVLLEPLLMAAAALIIVVFFGSQFAAPKTTLTLRGLQLLSLAIILYAVHPRFLNPVISLLSKLKAKKSHLQPSAVVSIARYPLRPLLGELGFLTLRGMGFILTVYALMPLNLNQIPLLLGAFSCAWLLGLVVPGAPGGLGVFEATAIALLQHRFPSAAVISAIALYRLISIIAEVAGAGLAGLDERLAK, encoded by the coding sequence ATGACTATCAAACTGAAGCAAATTTTACGTTGGGTAATTTTAGGGGCAACATTAGTTTTTGTCGGTAAAGCCCTCAAGGATAACTGGGGTGAGGTGACAGCTATCCGCATTGATGAAGTAGGATGGTCGATTTTAGCGATCGCTACCGGTATCACGTTACTGGCGCATACCTGGGCTGGTTGGATCTGGACTTGGATTCTCAAAGAGTTAAATCAACCTGTACCACCTAGCCAATTTATTCAGGTTTACCTGAAAACTAACCTTGCTAAGTATTTACCGGGTAATGTGTGGCATTACTATGGGCGCATTGTCGCCGCCAAAAATGCCAATATTACTGCTGGTGCGGCTACTCTCAGCGTTTTACTAGAACCCTTACTGATGGCGGCGGCGGCTTTAATAATTGTGGTGTTCTTCGGTAGTCAATTCGCAGCCCCCAAAACTACCCTGACTTTACGGGGATTACAGTTGTTGAGTTTGGCAATTATCCTGTATGCAGTACATCCCCGGTTTTTGAACCCAGTGATTAGTTTGTTGTCCAAATTGAAAGCTAAAAAATCTCATCTCCAGCCCAGTGCTGTTGTTAGTATTGCACGCTATCCTCTACGACCTTTATTAGGAGAGTTAGGATTTTTAACACTGCGGGGTATGGGCTTTATCTTAACTGTGTATGCCCTGATGCCCTTGAACCTGAATCAAATTCCTTTGTTGTTGGGTGCTTTTAGTTGTGCTTGGTTGTTGGGGTTGGTGGTTCCTGGTGCGCCTGGCGGCTTGGGTGTATTTGAAGCTACAGCGATCGCTCTTTTACAACATCGCTTTCCCTCGGCGGCGGTGATTAGTGCGATCGCCTTGTATCGTCTCATTAGTATCATTGCCGAAGTAGCTGGGGCTGGGTTAGCTGGGCTAGATGAACGCCTCGCCAAGTAG